The genomic interval ACATtctagaatatatatatatatatatatatatatatatatatatatatatatatatatatatatatatatatatatatatatatatatatatatatatattataaaatggacatcgattattttaattttttttttttttttgaaaaaattggaTTGGCTTGACCAAAAACCCATAACTCAAATGGGACTTTTGGAACCAAAAATCATTGAgtatgtattttgtgagacggtttcacgaaacTTAATTTGTGAGGCGAGTCAAtcttaccaatattcacaataaaaagtaatactcttagggtGTGCTTGGTTGAGTGTATTAAATAAgaatagattaatagtcaaatatttattgttaaatttttaagatgttttaataatcattttgacccggtttaagatccaattttattaatcaaatagttatccataaaattggatcttaaaccgggttaaaataattattaaaacaacttaaaattttaacgataaatatttgactattaatctatccttatttaatccactcaaccaaacataCCCTTAGTATAAaaggtaatactttttcatggatgacccaataaGAGATCAATCTtctaaaatacgactcgtgagaccgtcccaCAAAAGTTTTTATTTCATTTATCTTTTGCATTGCCTTCTTATCATTTTAATTTGAAATTCACTTATTTTTTCCTTAATTAGTTATTATGTGaggaaaaaattgaaaaaataatagttcataaagatgcaatatTCTTGTTGCTACACATATTTACGAACTCAACCAAatattcttattatatatttctattataatatcatatttttatgagTTGAGATCGAAAGTTAAcgttttatcaaaaattataattgacagtgtgtttaaatattatatttcgaTCCCTGTCTTAAAAAAGATAATTATTAAACtggaaaattttaattaatttaactttattttattttataatattataattttattggcTTTGAAAaacatttgtttttttttaaaaaaaaattattcaccTTCTTCCCTCTCTCCCAAGTCCATCTCAACCGTCTCTCCGCGTTCAACTCGCGTTTCAGCAGAAACTGGAGACGAATCAAAACTAGATTTTGTATAAATTGTGTGTGCGAGAGAAAACATACGAAGAAGAAACTGTCGAAGGAGAGAAGagaaaaaggagagaaaaaGGAGAGAAACAAAAAACTAATAACCGCATACATGCCCACCACTTGTAAGAGAGAGAAAAAGAGGTTACTTCTGcgattttaatttcaaaattcaaatttcttTTGGCACTGCCAGCGCAGATATCGATCATTATCTACAAGGCCCTCGATTTGGCAACTGGGTTTTTGCCTTTTGTGTTCTTTTTTAATCTTGAGGGTggaatctttttttttcttggtgGGTTCTCGATCGGATATAGGAACGCTGTGTTCTTTTTGTTGATGAATTGTTCAGATTACGGGGTCTGTTTGTGATGTAATATGGAATTGCTGTTTTCTGAAGCATACGTAGAAGATATGTCGTTTTACGTTGGTCGCGAGGCTTCAAAGGTTCGACCTTTTCCCCTTCCATGGAGCATTTCGTGCTCTTCTTAGTTTGATTTTCATGTTATTTACCTCGGATTATTTGATTGATGGGTGTTTTTTGGATTTTGTGATCCGAAGTTTTGGAAGAGATTTTGTGCGGAAACTATTACAGAAATCAACCTTCTTGCAGAAAATTGGAAATATATTTTAGGGGGTCTCATCTGTCAGGTTTGTTCATTTCTACTGTTTATGTTGATAGGATAATCTCCGCTTGCTTATAATTACTAATTGGCTGGTGATGTAGTCCGATCAATTTTAGTGCAGGTATTAATCTGACATGAGAACATGCAATGTGAAAACCTGTTAAGTTCATTTTAATATGCCTGAATCGCGATTCTTTGTTCAAAGTAATTACTATCAGGAATTCAGAATCCAGTTTTCATTCAATTATTGGAGATTTTGGAGTCTAGTAATCTCGTTTCAATACATCGAAATGATAATCTGTTTTGGCTTTTCAATGGAGAGAAAAAACATGACAGCTTATGCCTGTATAGACTAGAGATTTAGTTGAAGATATCAGTTATTTTCAAAAGTGAAATGGACCGAAAAATCTTTCCAAAACTTGGTTTGCACTTGTAATAGTTGTTTCTTTTAAAGATTCGTGGCTAAGAATGAATTTAGTGGTGGCGTGTGAACCTGATTTTACTTGTTTGGATAGTACATTTTTTTAGTGATGTGGTGTTTCAGGTTGTTTAAATGTGTGTTCATCATAGCAACAAAGATAAAGTATAATTTtgacgtgagtttgctgacatTGATTATATGCTTATGGAACAATAGTTTCCGGGCACATGTGACAAAGGGGTATCCAGTGGGAATGGTACTAAATTATGGTTGTTTAGTCTCCATGAATAGAACGGCCATATGGATTTTTTTCATCATTTTATAAGTTTTAAAGGGATCCGTAGTTGATTATAATTCTAAGGCAATCATGGCATGCAGACTAATTTGCTCAAGCATTACAGAAATCGACCAACTATTTATCATTCTCCATGCTTTTggctattttcttttaaaaaaaattaactttttGTGGCagtttattttaatgcattgaTTTACTGTGCTCGGGGGCCTTTCGATATTTTGAACTGCTGAGAGTTACTTCTTATTCTACTGTTTGTAATTTGGAAAATCTATATTAGGTAACAACTTTGGTAACTAGTGAACTCTAGGTTTCCGTTAATTAACATTGCTAGAGATAGTTCTCTTCTTTACTCACACTAAGAGATTAAATATGCTGTTTAGTATTTTGCATAATTTTGATCTTGAAGCTTCTGTTGTGACACTGTAAAAGTATGCGACTTTGTCATAACCTTAATTTGACGAGCAATATGATCTTTCTAGTTAAATGGATCTCAGTTTTTATGACATATAATCTGGAGTTCTCATGCACTTTTGGCATGCATTCTGGAAATGCaaggtttaaaagaaaaaatctgTCATTGGGCCGTAACATTCTTCTATTTAAGGAAAAGATTTAATTGCTTTCCAGCCTGTTTATCAATATTTAATGAGTTCGCAATTTCCTACAGGATGTTGAACATTTGCTTATGTTATGTTTTATTTTCTCTGGAGATTCTTACTTGTGTAATTTATCTCATCTGTTTACTTCAGTATATCCATGGGTTGGCAGCTCGAGGAgttcattattttcatcgacCAGGACCAATACTTCAGGATGCTGGCTTTTTCCTTCTTCCAGTAAGCTTTTTTCAGTTGTGCTGCTTATTATATCTATTTCTGGTCCTTCTGGAGAATTATGTATGATTTCAACTTTCTGGAACTGTAGGAGCTGGGGCAAGATAAAGCTTACGTCAGCGAATTTGTATTTACCTTCATTTTTCTATCTTTTGTCTTGGTGAGTTTTCGCTCTGTTGCATCATTTTTTCCCCAAATTTCAGTAAAGTTAAATGCTTTAAATATTTCAAATACATATGCAGTGGACTTTCCATCCATTCATTTTGAAGAGCAAGAAGATTTACACAGTCCTGATATGGTGCAGGGTCTTGGCATGCTTAGTTGTAAGTTTTATTTTGAATCTTAAATCGATCACTCGGTGAAAAATTATGAACCTCCGTGAAAATTTAATGGGACTATATTTAGGGCTAGGAGTTCTCAATCTAGTTCGTTGGCATTTTACAAGTACGATAATTCTCATGTTAATTTTCTGCATTTAATTTCCCATTGTTGCAGGCTTGTCAAATTCTTCGGATCATTACCTTTTATTCTACTCAACTACCTGGTCCAAATTACCATTGTCGGGAGGTAAGACCCTGCTAGGATCATTTTTTTCTCTCAGTTGATATGATTGCTTTCTGCTGAAGATAGTCAGTATCTATTTGTATTTTCTTTAGAAGTTGTAAGTGAACAGCACAATTAATATTTGCAATATTGTTTTGGATGGTTTAGGGGTCAAAGTTCGCCACACTGCCTCGTCCTGATAATATGCTAGAAGTTCTATTGATAGGTAACACTTTGCTTTCCTTTGCTTTCTGTAaatgtatattatatatatgtttgtttATTGGAATTCTTATGGTTCAGTTCCACGGGGGGTGCTCTTCGGCTGTGGTGATTTGATATTTTCCTCTCACATGATATTCTCTCTAGTCTTTGTGCGTACGTATAATAAATATGGCACTCAAAGGTAATACCGTGAACCATCTCATGATATGTTTGAAGTTTCAACATGTAATCTGCAAATATGGAACTTTCAAATTCTGATATGTTTCTCGATGTGGTGAGGCAGGTTTCTCAAACAGTGTGCCTGGTTTACTGttgtgattcagagtttgttGATCATTGCATCGCGTAAACACTACACAGTTGATGTGGTTGTGGCATGGTAAAAACAAAACAACCAAGCTGTACTAACGAATTTTAGCTCATAAATCTTAGAAATGGTCTGAACGACACACAATGTTATCTCAGGTACACTGTTAATTTGGTGGTGTTCTTTATTGACAAAAAATTGCCAGGTTAGCATTTGTTGTTCTCTGAATGGCCGTGTCTGCTTGAATATGTT from Primulina eburnea isolate SZY01 chromosome 17, ASM2296580v1, whole genome shotgun sequence carries:
- the LOC140818271 gene encoding phosphatidylinositol:ceramide inositolphosphotransferase 2-like, which encodes MELLFSEAYVEDMSFYVGREASKFWKRFCAETITEINLLAENWKYILGGLICQYIHGLAARGVHYFHRPGPILQDAGFFLLPELGQDKAYVSEFVFTFIFLSFVLWTFHPFILKSKKIYTVLIWCRVLACLVACQILRIITFYSTQLPGPNYHCREGSKFATLPRPDNMLEVLLIVPRGVLFGCGDLIFSSHMIFSLVFVRTYNKYGTQRFLKQCAWFTVVIQSLLIIASRKHYTVDVVVAWYTVNLVVFFIDKKLPELPDRSGAAALLLPLSKDSKTKEGVNHKLFNGHSGDFTADWRPRTQINGKVLEDGNVVHVEAVINTV